The nucleotide window TCGTTGAACCATACAACAGCGTGCTTTCCACTCACTCCCTCTTGGAGCACACCGATGTGTCGGTTCTCCTCGACAACGAAGCCATCTACGACATCTGCCGCAGGTCTCTCGACATTGAAAGACCCACTTACACCAACCTCAATAGGCTGATTTCTCAGGTAAAACTGATTGAAGCTTTCATTGCACCGAAGGTGTTTGATAATTTGCCCGTGTGAACTTATAGCATTTGATAATTTACTCTTGTGCAGTCGAAGTGTTTGATAGTTGGTTTCCTGTGCGTTTCTTGCTAATGTGGATGGGCAATTGTGTTTTCTGTGCAGGTTATTTCCTCACTCACTGCTTCTCTGCGTTTCGACGGCGCACTCAATGTGGACGTGACGGAGTTCCAGACCAATTTGGTCCCCTACCCAAGAATCCACTTCATGCTTTCGTCATACGCACCTGTGATCTCCGCAGAAAAGGCCTACCACGAGCAACTCTCTGTTGCAGAGATCACCAACAGCGCCTTTGAGCCGGCGTCTATGATGGCGAAATGCGACCCAAGGCACGGAAAATACATGGCCTGCTGTTTGATGTACAGGGGAGATGTGGTTCCGAAAGATGTCAATGCGGCCGTGGCCACAATCAAGACTAAAAGGACCATTCAGTTTGTGGACTGGTGCCCGACTGGGTTCAAGTGCGGCATCAACTACCAGCCTCCTACTGTCGTTCCTGGCGGCGACCTGGCCAAGGTTCAGAGGGCTGTGTGCATGATTTCCAACTCCACAAGTGTTGCTGAGGTGTTTTCGAGGATTGATCACAAGTTTGATCTGATGTACGCGAAGCGTGCTTTCGTGCACTGGTATGTGGGTGAGGGCATGGAGGAAGGAGAGTTTTCGGAGGCTCGGGAGGACTTGGCGGCGCTCGAGAAGGACTATGAGGAAGTTGGGCTTGAGTCTGCTGAAGGTGACGATGGTGAAGACGATGAGTATTAGAGTTAGGTAGTTGTTGGTTTAGCTTAAAAAAGCTGTTAATGTGTTCTAGATTAACGAAACTCGTCGAATTTTATTATGAATGGAATGCTTTCTTTTGTTACAATTTGGTCACGTGATGATGTTTTTCGGCTCAATTGGAACATGTTAACGCTTAAAATTGATGAGGTCAACAAAGACTAGAATGATCGTGTGTTTACGTGCTCGGACTTTAGAGGTACACCGAATCTCTCAATTCTTCGGATCCCTTCTAAGCACTATTCAAAAGTTGATGAGGTCAACAAAGACTAGAATGATCGTGTGTGAGTGCTCGGACTTTAGCTATGTACACCGAATCTCTCAATTCTTCGGACCCCTTCTAAGCACTATTCAAAAATTGATGAGGTCAACAAAGACTAGAATGATTGTGTGTGAGTGCTTGGACTTTAGCTATGTACACCGAATCTCTCAATTCTTCGAACCCCTTCTAAGCAC belongs to Malus sylvestris chromosome 17, drMalSylv7.2, whole genome shotgun sequence and includes:
- the LOC126610353 gene encoding tubulin alpha-2 chain-like; the encoded protein is MRECISIHIGQAGIQVGNACWELYCLEHGIQPDGQMPSDKTVGGGDDAFNTFFSETGAGKHVPRAVFLDLEPTVIDEVRTGTYRQLFHPEQLISGKEDAANNFARGHYTIGKEIVDLCLDRIRKLADNCTGLQGFLVFHAVGGGTGSGLGSLLLERLSVDYGKKSKLGFTVYPSPQVSTSVVEPYNSVLSTHSLLEHTDVSVLLDNEAIYDICRRSLDIERPTYTNLNRLISQVISSLTASLRFDGALNVDVTEFQTNLVPYPRIHFMLSSYAPVISAEKAYHEQLSVAEITNSAFEPASMMAKCDPRHGKYMACCLMYRGDVVPKDVNAAVATIKTKRTIQFVDWCPTGFKCGINYQPPTVVPGGDLAKVQRAVCMISNSTSVAEVFSRIDHKFDLMYAKRAFVHWYVGEGMEEGEFSEAREDLAALEKDYEEVGLESAEGDDGEDDEY